A genome region from Nycticebus coucang isolate mNycCou1 chromosome 22, mNycCou1.pri, whole genome shotgun sequence includes the following:
- the LOC128574945 gene encoding 60S ribosomal protein L30-like, whose amino-acid sequence MVAAKKTKKSLESINSRLQLVMKSGKYVLGYKQTLKTIRQGKAKLVILTNNCPALRKSEIEYYAMLAKTGVHHYSGNNIELGTACGKYYSVCTLAIIDPGDSDIIRSMPEQTGEK is encoded by the coding sequence ATGGTGGCCGCAAAGAAGACGAAAAAGTCACTGGAGTCGATCAACTCAAGGCTCCAGCTCGTTATGAAAAGTGGAAAGTATGTGCTGGGGTACAAGCAGACTTTGAAGACGATCAGACAAGGCAAAGCGAAATTGGTCATCCTCACCAACAACTGCCCGGCTTTGAGGAAATCTGAAATAGAGTATTATGCCATGTTAGCCAAAACTGGTGTTCATCACTACAGTGGCAATAATATTGAATTGGGCACAGCATGTGGAAAATACTACAGTGTATGCACACTGGCCATCATTGATCCAGGTGACTCTGATATCATTAGAAGCATGCCAGAACAGACTGGTGAAAAGTAA